Proteins encoded in a region of the Vicia villosa cultivar HV-30 ecotype Madison, WI linkage group LG5, Vvil1.0, whole genome shotgun sequence genome:
- the LOC131603316 gene encoding integrin-linked protein kinase 1-like: MENIAAQLKRGISRQFSSGSLRKTLSRQFTRQASLDPRRNNLRFSFGRQSSLDPIRRSTSDDQPELTVPENLDSTMQLLFMACRGDVKGVEDLLNEGIDVNSIDLDGRTALHVAACEGHVDVAKLLLSRKANLDARDRWGSTAAADAKYYGNTEVYYMLKARGAKVPKTRKTPMTVANPREVPEYELNPLELQVRKSDGISTGTYQVAKWNGTKVAVKILDKDSYSDPDTINTFKHELTLLEKVRHPNVVQFVGAVTQNIPMMIVREYHAKGDLTGYIQKKGRLSPSKVLRFSLDIARGMNYLHECKPDPIIHCDLKPKNILLDNGGQLKVAGFGTVRFSLISPDKATLVQPEANIDPSSLYVAPEVYNGDVFDRSVDAYAFGLIVYEMIEGVPAFHPKSAEEALKMMCLEGKRPQFKIKTKSYPPDLKELIEECWDPEPVVRPTFSQVIARLDRIVANCSKQGWWKDTFKLPWK; encoded by the exons ATGGAAAACATTGCCGCGCAATTGAAGCGCGGCATCTCGCGCCAATTCTCCTCCGGTTCGTTACGGAAGACGTTAAGCCGGCAATTCACGCGTCAGGCTTCGCTCGATCCGCGCCGGAACAATCTCCGATTTAGTTTCGGTCGTCAATCGTCGCTTGATCCGATCCGGCGGAGTACTAGCGATGATCAGCCGGAACTCACCGTGCCGGAGAATCTTGACTCCACCATGCAGCTTCTGTTCATGGCTTGCCGTGGTGACGTTAAAGGTGTCGAGGATTTGCTTAACGAAGGCATCGATGTTAATAGCATTGATCTCGATGGACGTACGGCTCTTCATGTTGCTGCCTGTGAAGGTCATGTTGATGTTGCTAAATTATTGCTCAGCCGGAAGGCTAACCTCGACGCTCGTGATCGTTGGGGCAGTACG GCAGCTGCTGATGCTAAATATTATGGAAATACAGAAGTTTATTATATGTTGAAGGCGCGTGGAGCAAAAGTGCCG AAAACCAGGAAGACCCCAATGACTGTTGCAAATCCTCGTGAAGTTCCTGAATATGAACTCAATCCATTAGAACTACAAGTTCGGAAGAGTGATGGTATTTCAACG GGGACATATCAAGTAGCTAAATGGAATGGCACAAAGGTTGCAGTGAAGATACTTGATAAAGACAGTTATTCAGATCCTGATACAAT AAACACTTTCAAACATGAGCTCACATTATTGGAAAAGGTGCGACATCCTAATGTGGTCCAGTTTGTTGGAGCTGTCACCCAAAACATACCTATGATGATTGTTCGAGAGTACCATGCTAAG GGTGACTTAACAGGTTATATTCAAAAGAAAGGGCGTTTGTCCCCATCAAAAGTTCTACGGTTTTCTCTTGATATTGCTAG GGGCATGAATTATCTTCACGAATGCAAACCAGATCCTATTATCCACTGTGACTTAAAGCCAAA AAATATTTTGCTGGATAATGGAGGACAACTGAAGGTAGCTGGATTTGGCACTGTGAGGTTTTCACTTATCTCACCTGACAAAGCAACGTTAGTACAACCCGAGGCCAACATTGACCCTTCAA GCTTGTACGTGGCACCAGAGGTTTACAATGGTGATGTGTTTGATAGAAGTGTGGATGCATATGCTTTTGGTCTCATTGTATATGAG ATGATAGAGGGTGTACCAGCCTTCCATCCCAAGTCCGCAGAGGAAGCTTTAAAAATGATGTGTTTGGAAGGGAAGAGACCGCAATTcaagatcaaaacaaaaagttatCCTCCCGATTTGAAAGA GTTAATTGAGGAGTGTTGGGATCCAGAACCTGTTGTCAGACCAACTTTTTCTCAGGTTATTGCCCGGTTGGACAGAATTGTTGCAAATTGCTCAAAACAAGGATGGTGGAAAGATACTTTTAAACTTCCTTG GAAATAA